The proteins below are encoded in one region of Clostridium fermenticellae:
- a CDS encoding electron transfer flavoprotein subunit alpha, whose amino-acid sequence MAVRVIKEKCKGCTKCVKNCPFSAITIENKIAEIGSSCTGCGVCVKNCPFGAIEKVEEKKAAVDLSSYKGVWVFAEQRGGKIMPVVIELLGEGKKLAKEVGSELCAVLCGKNVSGLADELFAYGADKVYIADNEELENYRTDAYSKVIFEAITKYRPEIVLLGATHIGRDLGPCLAVKCSTGLTADCTKLEIDPDDKKIKQTRPAFGGNLMATIVCPNNRPQMSTVRPGVMDKASYEKGRRGKLVKLDVEFRKGDIRTKVIDIVKKSGDIVSLTDADIIVAGGMGLGNQEGFKLLNRLADKLGGTIAASRACVDAGWIDHSYQVGQTGTTVKPKIYFACGISGAIQHLAGMQNSDYIVAINKNENAPIFEVADYGIVGDLYQVIPAILEELEV is encoded by the coding sequence ATGGCTGTAAGAGTTATAAAGGAAAAATGCAAAGGTTGTACTAAATGTGTGAAGAACTGTCCTTTTAGTGCAATTACTATTGAAAATAAAATTGCTGAAATTGGCAGTTCATGTACCGGATGTGGAGTTTGTGTAAAGAATTGTCCATTTGGAGCAATTGAAAAAGTAGAAGAAAAGAAGGCAGCAGTTGATTTAAGTTCATATAAAGGTGTATGGGTATTTGCTGAGCAGAGAGGCGGGAAAATAATGCCCGTAGTAATTGAATTGCTTGGAGAAGGTAAAAAGTTGGCAAAGGAAGTTGGAAGCGAGCTTTGTGCAGTTCTATGCGGAAAAAATGTAAGTGGACTAGCTGATGAGTTATTTGCATATGGTGCAGATAAAGTTTACATAGCAGATAATGAGGAGCTAGAAAACTATCGTACAGATGCATATTCAAAAGTAATATTTGAAGCAATTACAAAATATAGACCTGAAATTGTATTATTAGGAGCAACCCACATAGGGCGTGATTTAGGCCCGTGTCTGGCTGTAAAATGCAGTACTGGACTAACAGCTGACTGCACAAAACTTGAGATAGATCCAGATGACAAAAAGATAAAACAGACAAGACCGGCGTTTGGCGGAAATCTCATGGCTACCATAGTTTGTCCAAATAATCGTCCTCAAATGTCAACAGTAAGGCCTGGTGTTATGGATAAAGCAAGCTATGAAAAAGGACGCAGAGGCAAACTTGTAAAATTAGATGTAGAGTTCAGGAAAGGTGATATTAGAACAAAAGTTATTGATATAGTAAAAAAATCAGGAGATATAGTCTCACTTACGGATGCAGATATAATAGTTGCAGGAGGTATGGGACTAGGAAACCAGGAAGGATTTAAACTTCTAAATAGACTTGCAGATAAATTAGGAGGAACAATAGCAGCATCAAGGGCATGTGTGGATGCAGGCTGGATAGATCACTCATATCAGGTAGGACAGACAGGAACAACGGTAAAACCTAAAATATATTTTGCATGTGGTATTTCTGGGGCAATACAGCATTTAGCAGGAATGCAGAATTCAGATTATATAGTTGCAATAAATAAAAATGAAAATGCTCCTATTTTTGAAGTAGCTGATTATGGTATTGTGGGAGATTTGTATCAGGTAATTCCTGCAATATTAGAAGAGTTAGAGGTGTAA
- a CDS encoding acyl-CoA dehydrogenase family protein, with protein sequence MILTEQHELIRKLARDFAEKELTSEILDEVEATGEFPEEILQKMAKAGFFGIKVPKELGGAGADTRAYVVVMEEIARVSGVASIYVSTPNSLSGGPLLLSGNDEQKEKYLRPVVTGKKKLSFALTEPGAGSDAGGLTTTAVKDGDYYILNGRKTFITMAPLADYAVIYAKTDMAKGTRGISAFIVDMKQKGVSCGKSEAKMGIIGCATSDIILENVRIHKGNLLGEENEGFINAMKTLDVGRIGVASQAIGIAQAALDESIKYAKERKQFGRRIGDFQAIGFMIADMATKLKAAKELVYDAAYLKDTRKDASMAASMAKYYAAEVCNEICAKAVQIHGGYGFIKDYKVERLYRDCRVFTIYEGTSQVQQLVIARKLLKK encoded by the coding sequence ATGATTTTAACAGAACAACATGAGTTAATTAGAAAATTGGCTAGAGATTTTGCAGAAAAAGAATTAACGTCAGAAATTTTGGATGAAGTTGAAGCAACGGGAGAATTTCCAGAAGAAATACTGCAAAAAATGGCAAAAGCTGGTTTCTTCGGAATTAAGGTCCCAAAGGAATTAGGAGGTGCAGGAGCAGATACCCGTGCATATGTAGTTGTTATGGAAGAGATAGCAAGAGTTAGTGGAGTTGCCAGTATATATGTTTCTACTCCGAATTCACTTTCGGGGGGACCGCTCTTGTTATCCGGGAATGACGAGCAAAAAGAAAAGTATTTAAGACCAGTTGTGACAGGAAAAAAGAAACTTTCATTTGCACTTACAGAACCAGGAGCAGGTTCTGATGCAGGTGGACTTACTACAACCGCAGTAAAAGATGGTGATTACTATATATTAAATGGACGTAAGACATTTATTACAATGGCACCGCTTGCGGATTATGCAGTAATCTATGCAAAGACAGATATGGCGAAGGGAACAAGAGGAATATCTGCATTTATAGTTGATATGAAACAGAAAGGTGTATCTTGTGGTAAATCAGAGGCAAAGATGGGCATTATAGGATGCGCTACAAGTGATATCATTTTGGAAAATGTTAGGATACACAAGGGCAACCTTTTAGGAGAAGAAAATGAAGGCTTTATAAATGCTATGAAGACTCTTGATGTAGGACGTATCGGTGTAGCATCACAGGCTATAGGAATAGCTCAGGCAGCTCTGGATGAATCAATAAAATATGCTAAGGAAAGAAAACAGTTTGGAAGAAGAATAGGGGATTTTCAGGCAATAGGTTTTATGATTGCTGATATGGCAACAAAGTTAAAAGCTGCTAAAGAATTGGTTTATGATGCTGCTTATTTAAAAGATACAAGAAAGGATGCATCAATGGCAGCATCGATGGCAAAATATTATGCAGCAGAGGTCTGTAATGAGATTTGTGCAAAAGCTGTTCAAATTCATGGAGGATATGGATTTATAAAAGATTACAAAGTAGAACGTTTATATAGAGATTGCAGAGTATTCACTATTTATGAGGGAACTTCACAGGTACAACAGCTTGTAATTGCTAGAAAGTTGTTAAAAAAATAG
- the etfB gene encoding electron transfer flavoprotein subunit beta, which translates to MKILVCVKQVPDTNEVKIDPVKGTLIRDGVPSILNPDDANALEAALAIKDENPGTTVAVLTMGPPQATVVLRECMAMGADEGYLLSDRAFGGADTCATSTTIAAGIKKVGKVDIIFAGRQAIDGDTAQVGPQVAQRLGLPVVTYVQDVKFDKDKIVVQRQMEDGYEVIEVETPCLLTAVKELNEPRYMSIYGIVDAYKKDITVWNHEDVDLDPKDCGLNASPTQVFRSFTPPPKGKGEILKGSVNEMAATLISRFEEKHLL; encoded by the coding sequence ATGAAAATTTTAGTATGTGTAAAACAAGTACCAGATACAAATGAAGTAAAAATCGATCCAGTAAAAGGTACATTAATAAGGGACGGAGTTCCTAGTATTTTAAATCCCGATGATGCAAATGCATTAGAAGCTGCACTTGCTATAAAGGATGAAAACCCTGGCACAACAGTGGCTGTTTTAACTATGGGGCCACCACAGGCAACAGTTGTTTTGCGTGAATGCATGGCTATGGGGGCTGATGAAGGTTATCTTTTAAGTGACCGTGCATTTGGTGGAGCTGATACTTGTGCAACATCTACAACTATAGCAGCCGGTATAAAGAAAGTTGGAAAAGTCGATATTATATTTGCTGGAAGACAGGCTATTGATGGAGATACTGCCCAAGTTGGACCTCAGGTAGCACAGAGACTTGGACTTCCGGTAGTTACTTATGTACAGGATGTAAAATTTGATAAAGACAAAATAGTAGTTCAAAGGCAGATGGAAGATGGATATGAAGTTATAGAAGTTGAAACTCCTTGTCTTTTAACTGCTGTAAAAGAATTAAATGAACCAAGGTATATGAGTATTTATGGCATAGTTGATGCCTATAAAAAAGATATAACTGTATGGAATCATGAAGATGTAGATTTAGATCCTAAAGATTGTGGATTAAATGCATCACCAACACAGGTATTCCGTTCATTTACACCACCACCAAAAGGAAAAGGTGAAATACTTAAAGGATCTGTTAATGAAATGGCAGCTACTCTTATTTCTAGATTTGAAGAGAAACATTTATTATAG
- a CDS encoding CaiB/BaiF CoA transferase family protein yields MSNKPLEGIKVIELANFIAAATAGRFLADLGADVIKIESPKGDPLRYTAPSEGRPLDMHENTTWDLENANKRCISLNMKTPEGKKAFFKLLDTADILITNWRVQALERAGLTYECLKEKYPKLVYAMCTGYGEYGPDKDLPGFDFTAFFARGGYLETLRQKGSVPMNVVPGLGDHNVGMNLVAGILAALYQAKTKGIGEKVTTSLFQTAVFNMGMMVQAAQYKDIGTPYPINVRNGNNPLLAAWETRDGRFIQTCTPDYNTYYKKLMSAIGREDLVDSDKYFPIQNVQKTGVGYEVYDIVMSAIKTMTVDECSERLTKADIPFALAQSLEEMLVDKQAWANECFYSMKYDNGNTRTLVRPPVNFAEMGEPEYVRGPMIGEQGREVLKEIGYTDEQIEKLITEKGLYIEED; encoded by the coding sequence ATGAGTAATAAACCATTAGAAGGTATAAAGGTTATTGAATTAGCAAACTTTATAGCTGCTGCAACTGCGGGACGTTTTCTTGCAGATTTGGGTGCAGATGTTATAAAGATAGAAAGTCCAAAAGGAGATCCACTTCGTTATACAGCACCAAGTGAAGGAAGACCTCTAGATATGCATGAAAATACTACATGGGATCTTGAGAATGCCAATAAGCGTTGTATTTCTTTAAATATGAAGACTCCAGAAGGGAAGAAAGCTTTCTTTAAGCTTTTGGATACTGCAGATATACTCATTACAAACTGGAGAGTTCAAGCTTTAGAGCGTGCTGGTTTAACTTATGAATGTTTAAAAGAAAAATATCCAAAGTTAGTTTATGCAATGTGTACAGGTTATGGAGAATATGGTCCTGACAAAGATTTACCAGGATTTGATTTTACCGCATTCTTTGCAAGAGGAGGTTACCTTGAGACATTGCGTCAAAAAGGTTCTGTCCCTATGAATGTTGTACCTGGACTAGGAGATCATAATGTAGGTATGAATCTTGTGGCTGGTATATTGGCAGCATTGTATCAGGCAAAGACAAAGGGAATTGGAGAAAAAGTTACTACAAGTTTATTCCAGACAGCTGTTTTTAATATGGGAATGATGGTTCAAGCTGCACAATACAAAGACATAGGTACACCATACCCAATAAATGTTCGCAATGGTAATAATCCACTTTTAGCTGCATGGGAAACAAGGGACGGAAGATTTATACAGACATGTACACCTGATTATAACACTTATTATAAGAAACTCATGTCTGCAATTGGAAGAGAAGATTTGGTTGATTCTGATAAATATTTTCCAATTCAGAACGTACAGAAAACTGGTGTAGGGTATGAGGTATATGACATAGTAATGTCAGCTATAAAGACTATGACTGTTGATGAATGTAGTGAAAGATTGACAAAGGCAGATATTCCTTTTGCTCTTGCACAATCTTTAGAAGAAATGTTAGTGGATAAACAAGCATGGGCTAATGAATGTTTCTATAGTATGAAATATGACAATGGAAATACAAGGACACTTGTTAGACCACCTGTAAATTTTGCTGAAATGGGAGAACCAGAGTATGTACGTGGACCGATGATAGGTGAACAAGGCAGAGAGGTTTTAAAAGAAATTGGCTACACAGATGAACAAATAGAGAAATTAATTACAGAAAAAGGGCTTTATATAGAAGAAGACTAG